The genomic window TTCGTATCACATTtcagttaagatgaaaaagttAATCACAGGCTTGTGACTGTATGTTCATTACAGACTTTAGtacttaatttaaaatgaattaaactaAAAAAGGGTTTAAAActtctttaacatttctgtgtttttactggCAGCTTCAGTATTTGATCTGTGAAACCTATTGCCAGTTTTATAATGTAAACAGTGCAAAATATCTCATGGCAGTCGAGAGATTATGCACATTACCACAAGAACGATTAATATTTTCATAGGGAGTGCCCTACAGAGCCCATGTTCGTTGTAATAAAGGAACACGTCACCCACTCATCCTTCAAATTACTACAGCAAACattaaactctcaaatattaAGACTGTGTGCCTTTCAGCATTGTCTGTGACTTTCTGAAAGGTGACAGAGCCAAAGTCAAGGTAATACAGTCATATCACATCACAGGTTTAAAGCAACATACACAGCAGTACTGAAGAGTATATGTAAGTAATTCATCCCTGTTCAGTGTGTCATCTGCAACACTTCCATGTATCCTAGgggacaaaacacaaactgagtagatgaatgaatgaactggGGCTGcaacaaatacttttttataTAACTGATTAATTTGTCAGTTATTTCTTCTGTTAATTGATTCAACATTTCATCtataaagtcagaaaatattgaaaaataacaGTCATAATTTTCCAGAGTCCATTGTGACATCTTAAAAGTGGTTGTTTGTTAAACCCACAGTCtaaaaccaaaatgtatttaatctACAATCATATAAAAGTGAGCAAAGCAGCACATTTCAGAGGTTGGAACTggaaaatgtttggcattttcagGAATAGCTTTGTtagactgtctgtctgtcgttcCACCACACTGCGTTACCACCCATATACACCTACCATACACACATGTTGCTAACATGCAAACTTAGTAGAGAGGTGACATTTAATTTGGCCCTTGTGTTGAGTTTGCTCCATTGCTGCCATTAGAGGTCTGTTGCATCTCTGGCACTGAGATGCTCTCCTGGTCCTGGTTCTCTAAGTTTTGTGGGTTCTGCTGTCTGTCCTTTGCAGCCTTCTCTTTTTCCAGCATGTGATAGTTGTAGATGTTCATGACAAAGAGGAAGAGCCCACCAGTGACGATCACTGCGCCACACATGAGGTAAAGGTACTTGTAGTCATTAAAGATGTCCACCAGTGACCCTGCGTGGAGACAAGAGGGTGAACGGTTAAATAATGAACTTGTGAATAAAGATACTCACTCACCATACAAAGAAATTCAACTATTATATGACTTTTCCAACCAAGAGATGGTCAGTTCAACCCATTTTACACCATGTCATGtctatataaacaaaaacacacttgacTGTTGTAcaccatgacaacaaaacacaatatgtaCCTGCATAGTATCTTCATTTGACCACTTGACAAGTTTGAAGGTGAAGAGCAAGACCGAACTCACATttggctgtatgtgtgtatttgagagAGTCAGAGCACAGGCCAATTTGAGCCATGTCGGAAATGACAGAGGGCCATTACACCCTTCCTGGCTCTCCCTGCATCTCTGGAAAGGCAATTTGGACGGCTGCTACCAAAACGAATCAGAAGAGAGACCCATACTCAGAGCCATAAATATCGAGCCCAAGTCTGCAGAAAAGTGACAAATGTGGTTTAGATCAGATTTAAGCCTGCAGGTTTTCAGAGTCTTAACCGCACCCCACCCCaacccaccccccaccccccccgcCTCCAGACACGGATCGATTGGCAAGTGTCGctatctctctcactctcagcaTGTATGATGGCCTGTCTGCCTGTCCATCTCACTGTATTACAATCTCTCCTTTATACTATTTTGAGCCTTATTGAATCAGTGGTAGAGTGTTTCAACAGTTGGATTATTTGGAGCAGGAATATGTTCTCCTTATGGTCCAGAAagtccttttttcttttcctgctttgaaaaagtgatttttgatctgtttgttcattttgtttattatcaCAAAACTCAggagctgttttttaaaattcagaatAAACTGATTTCCTCTAAACTCCAAGAACTCTTTGGTTCTGACTTTTGTGACAGACTGGGAGGCACATGTATTACACAGTATGTTTTTACAGGCTACGGTTACAGTATCTCAATTTATTAGAGCGGATGTTAAATTTAAGTGCACTTTCCGTGGTAGTTGTCCTTAATTACACCAATTACCATCTTTACGACGAATAATATGataatgatgtttgtgtgtgcgtgtacttTACTGTACTGCACTAGGAGGGGTCACTTTGCATTTGGATCATTTTCAACCATCTCAATGCAGGCTGCATCATCTGATTGATAGCACTCATCTGGTGAGTGTACGCCAATGACCATCACCCTCATTAAGACAGTCCTTGATTGGCTAAGCAGTAATTAAGTCCATCTGGCATAGTCACctcttttttaatgtattcacaGCTTAATTATGGCCCAGGTACAGGACTTTAATGACGAGAGTTTGAACTGAGTGTCATTAAACATCCAAAGCAAAAAGCTAATTACACCCACTTACCTCACTTCCACCTAATTGGATTGACCTGAAGGTTTTGGGGAGCAGTAACAAGCAGACGAGTTAGGGGAGCCATAAAGATTGTGCCCTCTGGAGGAGAATGTTAGATGTGCAGGGAGGCATTTGTTTACCCTGTTAAATAAGCACCCCAGAACAGGGTCGCACTAGACAAACTGGGGGGCCTGTAAATTTCCACCTCATTAAAACTCAGATCGGAGGAAAAGTTTGTCAGTGGGGGTGATATGCATGGCTGATTAAGTCATGTACAGCTACAGCGCTTCTTCAACGTATTTGTCTAGGACACACTAAACAGATCTCTGTAAATGAACCTTAAAGTTGACATATAGACTGGTGCACAGTCTGAGCATTTCAATTTCCGTCCTTGCTCTGTGGTGGCAAAGTTACTCTTCATGCCATTCACTGAATTTAAATTCCAATTCTGTGGTGCACATTTGGACAGGGACTTTATGAGGTGCACTGTTATGGAGGGGGTGGAACCAACAACTGTGCATGTAATTAATGTAATGGCTGACATAATTCACCAGATGGGTTAAGTAGAAGCTGTTGGAAGTTCAGTGGTTCCACAAAATAAGTACATACTCATTTAAAAAGGCATCACAAACAtaaaggttgggaaccactgatatAAACCTTCTTGTGTGCAATAAACCTTGATTGTTTTTTCCATATTTGACTCAGGGATCAATTCAAGAGGTTTTttatgttgtacagattgtaaagctaTCTGAGGCATATTAGTGATTTTGgcttactgtatgtaaatactTGATTAAACTTGCCTAATAAGTAGTAAGTTTCCTACTTATTGTGCCACACCTTCATTAACAAATCAAAATGCCATTCTATAATATCTACCATTAACTTAGAACGTGTGAATAATCATCATTTAGGCTGTCAAATAGTCTCCACAAGGCCCTGCAAACTCTAGTGGCTCCTGACTTTTAAGTTTAACAAAACAGAGGCCccttcttttgttgttttcgCTATCAGTATGGACCTTTTAATAGCTGCTTTTTGTGTAGTTTTCTACACAGCATCTGTCCAGCACAGTGACAAATTTCTTTAAGATTATTTCACAACAAATTATCTCCCTCAGCAGTCAGCATTAACTCATCTACAGTACATGCTGGAGGCACTGGGAAGAAATTCTTTGCTGTTACTGGCTGAGATTTCAACTACAATGTCtaaattcaaagtgcttttattCCACTGATGACAAATTGTAACTCAAAACAATTTTCCTCAGTGGCTCCTTTTTTAGAGCCAGTTACTGTCATTAGATCACATTCTGTTTTTACTAGATCAAGGGAAGAATGTTTTATAGTGGGCCTTTCAAAAGTGCACCAATCCTGAAAATGGCAAGGAAGCAGTGACTGTAAACAATATCCTTCTGATTACACAGTTATTTAGACCATGAAGGTAGCTGTCCAACACTTCAATCTAAAGCACCATCAGAGACAAAAGAATGCTGGCGATATAAGGCTTCAGATGACAATGTTTTTTATCCTTTTTGATGTGCTGGTAAGCAGAAATTCAGCCTGTGAGTTGAtgctgaataaaaaataaactgagtCTGACCCACTACAAAAATCCCCACTAACAGCATACTCACTTAATTTATGACACAATATTGTCTTAATTATTAACATCATCCATTGAATATTGAATACTTGAGATTTCACCAGACAACATATCTGATCTCACCTTACCTTGATGATCTAATCAAGGTAAATTGACCTCTGGAGCACTCATGAGAACTGTCTGGGATTAAGGGTGTgcttttgtacttttttgttcAGAACTGTTTACAATACCACAGGTTAAAGCTCATTTAGCTATAAAAACAGAGAGCAGCTTTAGGCCTTATTGTACATGTTCGTGATATCATCATGATATTAGGTTTTAATGCTTTGACCTCTGCCAAGAAATACTGACTGGGAGAAATATGCTACCACTTCATCCACATCCAGGGGGGTTTGTTTGGGGCAACGACATAATCAAACAATCGCAGATGCAGCTGCAACACAGAGATGAAGTGGGGGACCAAGAGCTTTAGAGAGCTACCTGCTGTTAGCCTACAGTACAAGGCAAATATGATGCACAGTTTTCCACAGCCATTTATTGCAGATGTGGACCATCTTTACTTATTTGGCAGCTGCCtccaaaaaacttttttgtttcGTTTTGAAATCAAAACCTTAAAGATGTTCCAGGAAAAGGGGCAGACGCACATTTTCATACAGCAAAGACCATGTGTTAAATGTGCTATAGCAGACTGTAACCTAGTTCTGTGACTAAGAAAACTTAAATGCTGTAAAGATCTCTCAGATTCAAAAGATACAGATCAACAAATGACAGATTGATGGGTCAGTTCGCTACGGgaatgaagtgaagtgaagcaCACACAATTAACCATGGGATATGTGAGGAACACATAGGAGGCACTAGAGTGAAGTTAAATTTAAGTTTGATGGCTGGACACACCTAGATATAATATCAACAGTCTGAATGGAGAAATATTagtaaaatcaatattttttctgttttcataagaaaaataaaggtgtcacaaatctgaaagtgtgTTTAAACAGACTTTTGCGATttctaacactttttcataaatGTAGGTAGTGACAAAACGGAGAATAGgctgctaaatatcattatttaaagTCTCAAAAGTCAACTTGACAAGCAAGTGAGCGCTGAGCAGTTGTAAGTGCATAGAGAGGGTTGCATGCACGCACCTGGTTTTTATGTGTGCAGGTTTTGAGACTAATCAAACGTCATATATGAGTACATTATTTACTTCCTCTCGGCCCTTCAGTCACAGAAACAGAGTAAGGCAATCTGAAATGAGCTGaaagtaaatatttttgcccatgtaagagagagacagagagagatatgtACACATGATTGGATTGTTTGTGCAACTGCTTATCAGATTCAACAATCCATAGGTAGGTAGACATAGAAATAGGGCTGCCCCTTAAGCTGCAACGATTCAAATCATCTAACTAATCCGGTGTGGTCTCAAAATCTAACCTAATTACAAAACTACCTGTAATCAAAACATAAAAGGATGATAGAAATGGAGGGCAGAGACCAAGACAGACGCAACTCCTTTCTGTTCACTTCTCCGATGCCCTCTATCCAGTACTCAGTGTTAGTGAAGTCTGCTAAACTACTTCTGAACCAGATGTTGGTGCAACCTCTCCTCTAAAAACCTGTATGATTGACTCTTTTGCTGACGGCGCTGTCAGCAGCAGGAGAGACACTCTGCATTGTGCTTGGATTTTTTTCACTTAACTATGACCAGGAcgcacactttttatttctctgactgcatggaaatctgatttttttcacatcatgatgaacaaagttattaaaatgtgAGTCTTAGAGGAAACACATGAGACTTTACATGTAGACTGTTTAGTGTGAAATTTAGTGTGAGGCGGTGAGCTGGGCAGAGGatgtatgaatgtatttctCATAATCATGGGGataaaacaacagtaataatgcatactgtatatgagtatttataaaaattaaaaatactaatttatAAGTACAAGCATGAACCACAAGcacatgacaaattaaaatactGAGTACTGGATATCCTGATTTGGGCCCTGAGTGGAGAagtgctttttttaaatgagtcacactgATTCTGTCATGCCTGTAAATGGATAGTTTTATGTTCTTTGTGCACAGTTACCTGCAGCAGGTGGTCCCAGTAGCATGGGTAAACACTCGATGATGGTGACCAGTCCAACAGCACTGGAGAAGCGTTCATTTCCCATTAGGTCCATCAGGCATTCAAAAATCAGGGCGAAAACCATGCCGAAACCCACACCAAACATTACTGTGTAGACCAGCAGGAAGGTATAACTCTTGATGAGTGCACACAGCAAGTGGCACGTGCCGTTGAATATCATGGCAAAACTGAAAAAGTACTGAATTCTGGGCCTGATCCACTTGCTGTTGGCTACCAGGCCAGTGGCAGGCCGAACAAACATGTCCACAAAGCCCATAATGGAGAGCAGATAGGCTGCAGAGTACTCCTCTACACCCAAACTAATAGCATAGGATGACAGGAACACAATGGGTGCATAGGCACCAAAGATGAACATCATATTCCCAATGAGGTAAATGATGAAGCTTCTATCCTTGAAGAAGGACAAATCCAAGAACTTCTTAGGAGTTTTTTTACAGTTTCCTTTCAGCTTACTGTTGCAGTCATTTGGCTGTTCCTCCACTTTCTTCTGTGGTGCAGAGGATGAGTTACGAGGTGGAACAACAGGTCTCATCAGGGCCCCAGCAACACAACAGTTGAGCATCAGACCCCCCAGAATAAGGAGACTTCCTCTCCAGCCAAAGTTGTCCAGTAAATATTGGTTGAAAGGAGCcagaacacacagaaatactgGGCTCCCTGCCATAGCCAGTCCATTGGCTAAAGGACGCCTTGCCAGGAAATACTTGCTGATGATGGTGAGAGATGCATTCAGGTTTAAGGAGAGTCCAGAACCTGTGTATAAACATGAGAGAACACAGTCACATTCCAAAAATCTTAAGTAAGAAAACCCTCCTGAACCTAAACTCCAAAGGGaacataaattaaattaaggGCTGATTCTTGCTTGGTGCTCATTAAGGTTCCATCTCATTTCACTTTTGCCAGCTCAAATCTCATTTGAGAACGCTGGAATTATTTCAGAAATAATTTCTTCATTTAAGTAGAAATAAATTAGAGAGCCTAGGTATTACATTCACTCTCTTGCCGCTTTACcccaaaaaatcaatttaatagattttttttttttttcagaaaatgacCATTTTCCATGAAGATGAAGAGCTACAGGTAGCTGGTTAGGATGCTATATTCTCTCTTTCTAATGTCAACTGAAACTTCTTCTCTTGTCCCACAAGAAAGTGCAAGGAAaaagggttttgttttttgtgaatatCTCTATtcaaatatactatatattatacatacatacatgcagtaTATATCAGagtttaaaacaacaataattcaTATGTTCACAAAGAATGTGGCATTCATTAGTCATTGAATTACTACTGTAAGTCAGTAGTAAGTTACTCAAAGCACTGGAGAAGATACAATGTGTGGTGAACATCTTATCATATTTGTGGGGGTCAGGATAACAATTCAGATTTCTCAACAGTTTAGGAAAACTTCGGTCTTCCTAAGATCACTTATCAATCTTATCTTATTGGCAGATAACAGATCATTTCTTGAGAATTTCTTGATTAGGGGGTATGCAGGAATATTCAagacaaattaaatgaatataGAAATAGCAACatatgatgaaataaaatactgtaaatataatgttataaataGATATAGTATTAAAGACAAGTTTacaaaattatttacattttttgtacaaaatttatttattttataaattgtTCATTTAAATTGTTAATTGTGATTTACCCTTAAAGGAATATTCAACTGTTTTTTAACCTTATCTCAGTGTCTTTACTGGTGGGCTACTGATCAATACACAGTGTAAAGTCCATCAACATTCTTTGTATTGTCAAGGCAGCCAACAAGAGGACCCCAGATTGTCCACATGTGAGTGTACTGTAGGCATGTGGacattaaaaactacagtaaatcTCCAGCTGCACTCGAGTCTAACTCCACTGTTGACCTGGGGTGCGAGTGATAAGACATGTGCCTCCTGTGTGAAACCTTTCACCAGTGAGTTTCAACAGGAGGGCGTAACACATGGGAGGTTCACCCCCCTCCATGCAAGTGCCCCAACCAACCTCGCTAGTGCAGTGACAAGGACATGATCCCTCACCATGATCCCACATGCAAACACTGCCTATTATGTTGGAACACAAAAGCAAGCCAGAGGTATCAGCACCTGAGAATTGAACCCCAGGTTTCTGCggtaacaaaaaagaaatgaaagatttCCTATAATTCCCTATCCCTGCACATTATCACTTTAATATTACAGTTTTTCACTAACTTGCTACTGCCACTACTATGTTTTTGTTCTATATAGCAGATTTCTataacaattaatcagtttaaCGCCTTTTGTTGCCCCAAATAATCTAAAATGTGGACCTTTCAGATCTTGAACATCTGATGTTCAGGCCGTGTGTGTCCACCACAGCTTTTCTGCATCTTTGTGTAATGACAGTAAAGCTAACCTTGATTTTTCATGCCTACTTCAAAATAACACTCCTATAAAAGGATAATTACTTACAAAAAGCCATTCACTGAGTCTGTGAAGTTTTTTGACAAACTAGTTTGCATATGCGTGTGTAttcatgtatgcatgtgtgtaagcATATCTGCATGTCTGCTAGGTGAAACCGCCAATGCCTATGTGTCAGTGTGCCAGGGCACAGGGGAGCAGAGCAGGGCACACACATGCCCCCGGGACCACACATGGCCCAGCCACTTGCTGGGCCTATTAATCCTTCACAGCAGTCCTTGGCAAGGTAATGAGCCTCGCAGGGTGGCAGGGAGCCCCCATGTGACGACCATGATAGGAGCCTACGGGAGAGTGCAGAGGGCCACGGAAGACCATGCTCTGTGGGATCAGGGACAGTTCTGTCTTAATTACCGTCCTGGTCCTCGTCCCCTTGGCGCTCTAACTGCACCCAAGGAGCCGGGGCAAATGCCCTGGGCCCTGACAGACAGCACGGCAGAGCAGCCAGGGAAAGCAGATCTGGAAACCCAGAGATTTTTAGCGGATGTGAAAAGATGAAGACTGCCATCCTCCCATCCCCAGAGGAGCTTAACCAGGGCTGATGGGAATAGTGAGTAAAGTGGTAAACAAGGCAGGGATCCATATCATGAAACCTGCTGGCTCATTCACTTTATTACAAATACGCTAGTACTCATGTCTGAGTTTTGGGCTGTGATCTCATGGACATCTAACTGTTTATGGAAAGAAACTCGATGCTTTGGATTCCCAACACAGGTATGCAAatgaattctttttttaaaaaagagaaaataaatatccAAGTACTGTACCTCCAATGATGCCAATGCAAAAGTAGAGGTATATGATGGAGCTCCCAAAAGAGGCAGTTACCATGGAGACCCCACACATCAGTCCACCCAGCATGACTACTGGCCGGCTTCCAAAGCGACTGACCAACAAACTGCTGACTGGTCCTGCAAAGACgtgaagaaagacagagaaagagagcgagagatttatttagatttatgtTAAATCTGAATGTAAAAAGACTTCATAAATAACTTACCTACTTTTAGTGATCCAGGATTGGGAGATGTGCAAACAACAGCACCAGTTCTCACTCTAGGTCTAAACCAAGGGCAAAAGGACATCACA from Thunnus maccoyii chromosome 3, fThuMac1.1, whole genome shotgun sequence includes these protein-coding regions:
- the LOC121894755 gene encoding monocarboxylate transporter 2-like — its product is MSPAATDELHCKPLDGGWGWMVVFGAHISIGFAYAMPKVLSIFFKEIQEDLQASSSDIAWISSIMLAAMYAGGPVSSLLVSRFGSRPVVMLGGLMCGVSMVTASFGSSIIYLYFCIGIIGGSGLSLNLNASLTIISKYFLARRPLANGLAMAGSPVFLCVLAPFNQYLLDNFGWRGSLLILGGLMLNCCVAGALMRPVVPPRNSSSAPQKKVEEQPNDCNSKLKGNCKKTPKKFLDLSFFKDRSFIIYLIGNMMFIFGAYAPIVFLSSYAISLGVEEYSAAYLLSIMGFVDMFVRPATGLVANSKWIRPRIQYFFSFAMIFNGTCHLLCALIKSYTFLLVYTVMFGVGFGMVFALIFECLMDLMGNERFSSAVGLVTIIECLPMLLGPPAAGSLVDIFNDYKYLYLMCGAVIVTGGLFLFVMNIYNYHMLEKEKAAKDRQQNPQNLENQDQESISVPEMQQTSNGSNGANSTQGPN